A single Nicotiana tabacum cultivar K326 chromosome 5, ASM71507v2, whole genome shotgun sequence DNA region contains:
- the LOC107795294 gene encoding dehydration-responsive element-binding protein 1D: MTNINSISCSLDSNHSQETSSSSSERSSSAPDEGIILLASSRPKKRAGRKKFKETRHPIYRGVRRRNNNKWVCELREPSKQKRIWLGTYPTPEMAARAHDVAALALRGNSATLNFADSLWRLPVIVSKDPKDLRQAAVKAAEAFRQDPELVRVDYMNEEVNSNEEVKCQENFVNGNGNDMGVKEVKMKNMEIENIFCSNWGENSEESWQEKMAEGLLFSPTPRLGNCFSWDDVEISDVEVSLWNYNI, from the coding sequence ATGACTAATATTAACTCGATTTCGTGCTCGTTGGATTCCAATCACTCGCAAGAAACATCATCATCTTCGTCTGAAAGATCATCATCAGCACCCGACGAAGGAATTATCCTATTAGCTTCGAGTCGACCCAAGAAACGAGCAGGGAGAAAGAAGTTCAAGGAAACTCGCCACCCGATTTATAGGGGAGTGAGGAGGAGGAACAATAACAAGTGGGTTTGCGAGCTACGCGAGCCTAGTAAGCAGAAAAGAATATGGTTAGGAACTTATCCTACACCAGAAATGGCGGCTCGAGCTCATGATGTAGCTGCATTAGCACTTAGAGGTAATTCCGCTACTCTAAACTTCGCTGACTCCCTTTGGAGGTTGCCAGTGATAGTATCAAAGGATCCTAAGGACTTACGCCAGGCTGCTGTAAAAGCAGCCGAGGCGTTTCGTCAGGATCCTGAGTTAGTTAGGGTCGACTATATGAACGAAGAAGTTAATTCAAATGAGGAAGTAAAGTGCCAAGAGAATTTTGTTAATGGAAATGGCAATGATATGGGGGTTAAGGAAGTGAAAATGAAGAATATGgagatagaaaatattttttgttctaATTGGGGAGAAAATAGTGAAGAATCATGGCAAGAAAAGATGGCAGAGGGGCTTTTGTTTTCACCAACTCCTCGTTTAGGTAATTGTTTCAGTTGGGATGACGTGGAGATTAGTGACGTTGAAGTGTCTTTGTGGAATTATAATATTTGA